Proteins from one Stenotrophomonas aracearum genomic window:
- a CDS encoding DUF4105 domain-containing protein: MLAAALWVAGLLAYQLPGPGWIKGVALLAWGGFALATAVAVGRARAGRWPGPIFLAMLVLCGVWWLLLSPSQDRVWADDVAQRLKVVDFDGTRVVLDNVRNFTWRSEDDHDVRWERREYDLDQLRSADLVMSYWMGPLIAHTLVSFGFADGRQLVFSLEIRKERGESFSALGGFFRKFEMTLVAAEETDIVRVRSNVRGEDVYLYRLKGMTLEQLKGLFVSYLGEARRLDAAPAFYNTLTSNCTTIVYELAKQIAPGLPLDYRLLVSGYFAEYARDLGVLTPDVDFATLKARGRITDRARAAGDDPRFSALIRQGVPGIDAEPQR, from the coding sequence ATGCTGGCGGCAGCGCTGTGGGTGGCGGGACTGTTGGCCTACCAGTTGCCTGGACCGGGCTGGATCAAGGGCGTGGCGTTGCTGGCATGGGGTGGGTTCGCGCTGGCCACGGCGGTTGCAGTGGGCCGGGCCCGGGCCGGTCGTTGGCCGGGGCCGATATTTCTCGCCATGCTCGTCCTGTGCGGAGTCTGGTGGCTGCTGCTCAGCCCGAGCCAGGACCGGGTCTGGGCAGACGATGTCGCGCAACGCCTCAAGGTCGTCGATTTCGACGGTACCCGCGTTGTGCTGGACAACGTGCGCAACTTCACCTGGCGCAGCGAAGACGACCATGACGTGCGCTGGGAGCGCCGCGAATACGACCTGGACCAGCTGCGTTCTGCCGATCTGGTGATGTCGTACTGGATGGGGCCGCTGATCGCGCATACGCTGGTGTCATTCGGGTTCGCCGACGGCCGCCAGCTGGTGTTTTCGCTGGAGATCCGCAAGGAGCGTGGCGAATCGTTCTCCGCGCTGGGCGGGTTCTTCCGCAAATTCGAGATGACCCTGGTCGCGGCCGAGGAAACCGATATCGTGCGGGTGCGCAGCAACGTGCGCGGTGAGGACGTATACCTGTATCGCCTCAAGGGCATGACCCTGGAACAGCTCAAGGGCCTGTTCGTCTCCTACCTGGGCGAGGCGCGCAGGCTGGATGCCGCACCGGCGTTCTACAACACGTTGACCAGCAACTGCACCACCATCGTGTACGAGCTGGCGAAACAGATCGCGCCGGGACTGCCGCTGGACTACCGGCTGCTGGTGTCGGGCTACTTCGCCGAATACGCGCGCGACCTGGGGGTACTGACGCCCGACGTGGACTTCGCCACCTTGAAGGCACGCGGTCGCATCACCGACCGTGCGCGCGCTGCCGGTGACGACCCGCGCTTCTCCGCGCTGATTCGCCAGGGCGTGCCCGGCATCGACGCGGAGCCGCAGCGATGA